In the Chroococcidiopsis sp. SAG 2025 genome, one interval contains:
- a CDS encoding M48 family metallopeptidase, producing the protein MSSLKTQLVGLKADSFRHPLDLEATKALKQIPGVDLLVRNLLGQLAEQFFYIENIASSILVSDRQLPQYHQLLIEACQVLDLEPPQLYVRQHPVPNAYTFAMRGKQPFIVMHTSLIDLLTPEEVQAVIAHELGHLKCDHGVYLTLVNLIVLAAGQLPNVGQLLVQTLQAQLLEWVRCAEFTCDRAALLATQDPKVVMSILMKLAGGSPVLASQLNLDAFIEQARAYDNISNTEIGEMLKSAHSSQLTHPVPVLRAREIDRWASSREYQNLLENTKIDYNGKAEKKGGWRNW; encoded by the coding sequence ATGTCTTCCCTCAAGACGCAGTTAGTTGGGCTTAAAGCAGATTCTTTTCGTCATCCTTTAGACTTAGAAGCTACTAAAGCACTGAAACAAATTCCTGGTGTCGATTTGCTGGTGCGAAATTTATTGGGACAGTTGGCAGAACAATTTTTCTATATTGAAAATATTGCCTCAAGTATTTTGGTGAGCGATCGCCAATTACCTCAATATCATCAACTGTTAATAGAAGCGTGTCAGGTTTTGGATCTGGAACCGCCGCAATTGTATGTCAGACAGCATCCAGTCCCCAATGCTTACACGTTTGCCATGCGGGGCAAACAGCCATTTATTGTCATGCACACTTCGCTGATCGATCTGCTGACACCAGAGGAAGTGCAGGCGGTAATTGCTCACGAACTGGGTCATCTCAAATGCGACCACGGTGTCTATTTGACGCTAGTGAATTTAATTGTCCTCGCAGCCGGACAACTGCCGAATGTCGGTCAGTTACTCGTCCAAACCCTACAGGCGCAACTATTAGAATGGGTACGCTGTGCTGAGTTTACCTGCGATCGCGCTGCCTTGCTAGCGACTCAAGACCCCAAAGTCGTGATGTCTATTTTGATGAAACTCGCTGGCGGTTCTCCCGTTCTTGCTTCCCAGCTCAATCTCGATGCTTTTATCGAGCAAGCGCGCGCTTACGACAATATTAGCAATACCGAAATTGGCGAAATGCTGAAATCGGCTCACTCCTCTCAACTCACCCATCCCGTGCCAGTCTTACGCGCTAGAGAAATCGATCGCTGGGCATCTAGTCGCGAATATCAAAACTTGTTAGAAAATACAAAAATAGATTACAATGGTAAAGCTGAAAAAAAGGGCGGGTGGCGAAACTGGTAG
- the glgA gene encoding glycogen synthase GlgA, whose product MYVVQIASECAPVIKAGGLGDVVYGLSRELEIRGNCVELILPKYDCMRYDHIWGLHDAYRDLWVPWYDGKIHCSVYCGWVHGRVCFFIEPHSQDNFFNRGCYYGCNDDNMRFAFFSKAALEFLHQSNKRPDIIHCHDWQTGLVPVMLYEIYKYHGMGNQRVCYTIHNFKHQGIAGNEVLQATGLNRTDYYFQYDKLRDNFNPFAINLMKGGIVYSNAVTTVSPNHAWEAHYTEVGSGLGHTLDLHQDKFSGVLNGIDRDFWNPEVDRYIPFNYTPDDFEQKVYNKKALRERLLLRDEPQKPVIAYIGRLDNQKGVHLVHHAIYYALQREAQFVLLGSATEPGINAHFRHEKNFLNDNPDCHLELGFNEELSHLIYAGADMILVPSNYEPCGLTQTIGMKYGTVPIVRGVGGLVNTVFDRDYDPNKPPEERNGYVFYQTDYGALESAMDRAIGLWYNYPQEFRQLALQGMAYDYSWNHPGTEYLEIYDRIRHK is encoded by the coding sequence ATGTACGTCGTGCAAATTGCCTCTGAATGCGCTCCTGTTATCAAAGCAGGCGGCTTAGGCGATGTCGTCTACGGGTTGAGTCGGGAATTAGAGATTCGGGGAAACTGTGTCGAGCTGATCCTGCCCAAATATGATTGTATGCGCTACGACCACATATGGGGACTGCACGATGCATACCGCGATTTGTGGGTTCCTTGGTACGACGGTAAGATCCACTGTTCTGTATACTGCGGTTGGGTACACGGGCGAGTCTGTTTCTTTATCGAACCCCATTCTCAAGATAACTTCTTCAATCGTGGCTGCTATTACGGCTGTAATGATGACAATATGCGGTTTGCTTTTTTCAGCAAAGCCGCTTTAGAATTTCTCCACCAGAGCAACAAGCGCCCTGATATAATTCACTGCCACGACTGGCAAACAGGGCTAGTACCCGTGATGCTGTACGAAATCTACAAGTATCATGGCATGGGCAACCAACGAGTTTGTTATACAATCCACAACTTCAAACACCAGGGGATTGCTGGCAACGAAGTATTACAGGCAACAGGATTAAATCGGACGGATTATTATTTTCAATACGACAAGCTACGAGATAACTTCAATCCCTTTGCTATCAATCTAATGAAAGGGGGCATTGTTTACTCTAACGCCGTCACGACTGTCTCGCCCAATCATGCTTGGGAAGCTCATTATACAGAAGTTGGCAGCGGCTTAGGGCATACTTTAGACCTGCATCAAGATAAATTCAGCGGCGTTCTCAACGGGATCGATCGCGATTTCTGGAATCCAGAAGTAGACCGATACATACCTTTCAATTACACTCCAGACGACTTTGAGCAAAAAGTTTATAACAAAAAAGCTTTACGAGAACGGCTTTTACTACGCGATGAACCGCAAAAACCAGTTATCGCCTACATCGGTCGATTGGATAATCAAAAAGGGGTTCACCTCGTCCATCACGCGATCTATTATGCTCTCCAGAGAGAAGCGCAGTTCGTCTTACTAGGTTCGGCAACAGAACCAGGAATCAACGCTCATTTCAGACATGAGAAAAACTTTTTAAACGATAACCCCGACTGCCATTTAGAACTTGGTTTTAACGAAGAATTATCTCATCTCATCTATGCTGGAGCTGATATGATTCTCGTCCCCAGTAATTATGAACCTTGTGGGTTGACGCAGACAATCGGGATGAAATACGGTACTGTACCGATTGTGCGTGGAGTTGGCGGGCTGGTCAATACGGTGTTCGATCGCGACTACGATCCCAACAAACCACCAGAAGAACGCAATGGCTATGTCTTCTATCAAACTGATTACGGTGCTTTGGAATCGGCAATGGATCGGGCGATCGGCTTGTGGTACAACTATCCTCAAGAGTTTCGCCAGCTTGCCCTACAAGGTATGGCATACGATTACTCTTGGAACCATCCAGGCACGGAATATCTAGAAATTTACGATCGCATTCGGCATAAATAA
- the wecB gene encoding non-hydrolyzing UDP-N-acetylglucosamine 2-epimerase, with protein sequence MKKVCIILGTRPEAIKLAPVIQVFQRAPQFDTQVVLTGQHREMVAQVMQLFNLKADADLEIMQMQQSLSDITCRSLRGLETLFEQQPDLVLVQGDTTTAFAASLAAFYQKIPVGHVEAGLRTDNIFNPYPEEANRRLISQLAHLHFAPTPQAVENLQRSGVLGEIHQTGNTVIDALLSVAEQQPACQIDGLEWDKYRVLLTTVHRRENWGEPLQGIAQGFLQILEKFEDTALLLPLHRNPIVREPLQKILGKHPRVFLTDPLDYAELVGAIQRSHLLLTDSGGLQEEAPSLGKPVLVLRKTTERPEAVTAGTARLVGTQTEEIVMAAAELLSNPSAYEKMATAINPFGDGHAAERILQAVTNYIC encoded by the coding sequence ATGAAAAAAGTCTGCATTATCTTAGGAACTCGCCCAGAAGCAATTAAGCTAGCACCAGTGATTCAGGTGTTTCAGCGTGCGCCTCAGTTTGATACTCAAGTTGTTTTAACCGGACAGCATCGCGAGATGGTTGCCCAAGTCATGCAACTATTCAACCTAAAGGCAGATGCAGATTTGGAAATTATGCAAATGCAACAATCTCTGAGCGATATTACTTGTCGCAGTCTGCGAGGATTGGAAACCCTGTTTGAACAGCAGCCGGACTTAGTTTTAGTTCAAGGGGACACGACTACGGCTTTTGCGGCTTCTTTGGCAGCATTCTATCAAAAAATTCCGGTAGGACATGTAGAGGCGGGACTGAGAACAGACAATATATTCAATCCCTACCCAGAGGAAGCTAATCGCAGGTTGATTTCTCAGTTGGCGCATTTGCACTTTGCTCCTACGCCGCAAGCAGTAGAGAATTTGCAACGATCGGGCGTTTTAGGAGAAATTCATCAAACGGGTAACACGGTCATTGATGCATTGCTATCCGTAGCAGAACAGCAACCAGCTTGTCAGATCGATGGTTTAGAGTGGGACAAATATAGAGTTTTATTAACTACAGTGCATCGGCGAGAAAACTGGGGCGAACCGCTTCAGGGAATTGCCCAAGGTTTTTTGCAAATACTAGAAAAGTTTGAGGATACAGCTTTATTGTTGCCTTTGCACCGCAATCCCATCGTGCGCGAACCGCTACAAAAGATTTTGGGCAAGCATCCCAGAGTCTTCTTGACAGATCCGCTAGATTATGCAGAATTAGTAGGGGCGATCCAGCGATCGCACTTGCTGTTAACTGATTCTGGGGGTTTGCAAGAAGAAGCACCGAGTTTGGGTAAACCAGTTCTGGTCTTGCGCAAAACGACAGAAAGACCCGAAGCAGTGACGGCTGGAACGGCAAGATTGGTTGGAACCCAAACAGAAGAAATTGTGATGGCGGCGGCTGAGTTATTGAGCAACCCGTCTGCTTATGAAAAAATGGCAACAGCAATTAATCCTTTTGGAGACGGACACGCAGCGGAACGAATCTTGCAGGCTGTGACCAATTACATATGCTAA
- a CDS encoding type IV pilus twitching motility protein PilT, which yields MTEPQRQPNYPPPAPRVPPIPPPLQRMNSSGDTGVVSSTQPIQPIPSTHVAVNVTGESSTQPIQPIPSTHVAVNAPEEPLPLPSTSPRLNVPRPAPPSAVRPRQSKTNNAPTLEQLVREAYDRSISDLHLGVGEVPRFRDRGQIILTDHPPIDEEIFFSWLREILSDRQIEQFKEDLEFDGATQYEGLVRVRINIFVALNGPAMVLRLIPLKILTMEQLNLPQVFRDLCHYHKGLILVTGPTGSGKSTTMAAMIDFINKTMPKNIISIEDPVEFVHVSQKSLIKQREVGIHTLKFDNALKASLREDPDIILIGEMRDRETVNTALKAAQTGHLVFGTLHTNSAVKTIERILNLYNPEEQGPMRIQVAESLVAVIAQSLVRTTDSKRAAVHEIMINTDAIKDYIIRNQVEEIEAIIPRCGFEGMCTMNQSLYQLYEQGRITEETALEASPKPNEMAMTLRGRV from the coding sequence ATGACAGAACCCCAACGTCAGCCAAATTATCCTCCTCCCGCACCCCGCGTTCCTCCCATACCACCACCACTGCAGCGAATGAATTCCAGTGGAGACACGGGAGTGGTGAGTTCGACGCAGCCAATTCAGCCGATACCCAGCACTCATGTAGCAGTGAATGTGACAGGAGAGAGTTCGACGCAGCCAATTCAGCCGATACCCAGCACTCATGTAGCAGTGAATGCGCCGGAAGAACCGTTACCCTTACCATCTACAAGTCCTCGCCTCAACGTACCTAGACCAGCACCACCTAGTGCTGTCCGTCCTAGACAAAGTAAGACGAATAACGCACCTACATTAGAACAATTGGTACGAGAAGCATACGATCGCAGTATTTCCGACTTACATTTAGGAGTAGGTGAAGTACCGCGCTTTCGCGATCGCGGTCAGATTATACTTACCGATCATCCCCCGATCGACGAAGAGATTTTTTTCAGTTGGCTGCGAGAAATTCTGAGCGATCGGCAAATCGAGCAATTCAAAGAAGATTTAGAATTTGACGGTGCAACCCAGTATGAAGGATTGGTGCGGGTGCGGATCAATATTTTTGTTGCTCTGAATGGTCCAGCAATGGTACTGCGGCTGATTCCGTTAAAAATCTTAACAATGGAACAATTGAATTTGCCACAGGTATTCAGAGATCTATGTCATTACCACAAAGGATTAATTTTGGTGACGGGACCGACAGGTTCGGGTAAGTCTACCACGATGGCAGCGATGATCGACTTTATCAACAAGACTATGCCGAAGAATATCATTTCAATTGAAGATCCAGTTGAATTCGTGCATGTTAGTCAAAAGTCGTTGATCAAGCAACGGGAAGTAGGAATTCATACATTAAAATTCGATAACGCCCTCAAAGCATCCTTACGAGAAGACCCAGATATCATTCTGATTGGGGAAATGCGCGATCGCGAGACAGTGAACACAGCCCTCAAAGCAGCACAAACCGGACACTTAGTATTTGGTACGTTGCACACAAACAGCGCTGTAAAAACTATCGAACGGATCTTGAACCTTTACAATCCCGAAGAACAGGGACCCATGCGAATTCAGGTGGCTGAATCGCTCGTAGCAGTCATCGCGCAAAGCTTAGTTCGTACTACAGATAGCAAACGAGCAGCCGTACACGAAATTATGATTAATACAGACGCAATTAAAGATTACATTATACGTAATCAGGTTGAAGAAATAGAGGCAATTATTCCTCGTTGTGGCTTCGAGGGTATGTGTACCATGAATCAATCTTTGTATCAGCTATACGAACAAGGACGAATCACGGAAGAAACAGCCCTAGAAGCCTCACCCAAACCCAATGAAATGGCTATGACCCTCAGAGGTCGAGTTTAG
- a CDS encoding circadian clock KaiB family protein — MSHSKSLKVFKGIALFTPGGDLIYCIDRSKQQRWHLQLCLELQQILGLPEPPHFLVPCYTATLDCWLDPQTQHIQTFAEAYPLVMRHQALLNAVFDVGELVWQAAPWSEEFCDPIALATYRAYFPQLWDDRGLIVRFDPSTATPHMRYDATTNFSQTELKAPEIETTATATEATPAESQYSEKLGYVLRLFVAGHSVNTERILQTLHQLLEQSLRHPYTLKVVDVFKHPEQAELYQVSATPTLVRAWPHPVRRLVGDLDNTAKILKLLIPPEL; from the coding sequence TTGAGTCATTCCAAATCGCTCAAAGTATTTAAAGGCATCGCCCTGTTTACGCCGGGGGGGGATCTGATTTATTGTATCGATCGCTCTAAACAGCAGCGCTGGCATTTACAGTTATGCTTGGAGCTACAACAAATACTAGGACTGCCAGAGCCACCCCACTTTCTCGTTCCTTGCTACACAGCAACGCTAGATTGTTGGTTAGATCCACAGACTCAGCACATCCAAACCTTTGCTGAAGCTTATCCATTAGTGATGCGCCATCAGGCATTACTCAATGCAGTTTTTGATGTCGGAGAATTAGTGTGGCAGGCAGCTCCTTGGTCGGAAGAATTTTGCGATCCGATCGCATTAGCTACCTATCGCGCTTATTTTCCCCAATTGTGGGACGATCGTGGTTTGATCGTGCGGTTCGATCCATCCACTGCTACCCCACATATGAGATACGATGCGACTACTAATTTCTCTCAGACGGAGCTAAAAGCACCGGAAATAGAAACCACAGCTACAGCTACAGAGGCAACCCCAGCAGAATCTCAATATTCCGAAAAGCTAGGTTACGTGCTGCGCTTATTTGTAGCGGGACACAGTGTAAATACAGAGCGAATCCTTCAGACTTTACATCAGCTGCTAGAACAATCGCTACGCCATCCCTATACCTTAAAAGTTGTCGATGTCTTTAAACATCCAGAGCAAGCCGAACTATATCAAGTTTCTGCTACCCCTACTTTAGTCAGAGCGTGGCCTCATCCAGTCCGAAGACTCGTAGGTGACTTAGATAACACGGCTAAGATTTTGAAATTGCTGATACCGCCGGAATTATAG
- a CDS encoding ABC transporter permease, whose translation MDFQVSTLKARKSYLQTLIADSLTIFWGDWLELRVRIAQVAASGLVSPLIYILAFGLGLGSSLPKPAVGDSYLEFILPGMAALSSMTISFGGTTFSICGDRLFAKTFEELLLVPVHPLALHMGKMLAGVVRGLMTSAAVVLVAALFTGKVWSFLNPLFWLLLVLNCAVFAGLGVIVGLKVRSLESVGLVNNFLIVPMSFLGATFFEPGTLPGFLKVVVYLLPLTYTSIGLRAAAYLPLSQFPWYSILVLFIVAIALSLYGAYLFSHQQD comes from the coding sequence GTGGATTTTCAAGTTAGCACGTTAAAAGCAAGAAAGAGTTATCTACAAACCCTGATAGCAGATAGTTTAACGATATTTTGGGGCGATTGGCTAGAATTACGGGTGCGGATTGCCCAAGTTGCTGCTTCAGGCTTAGTGTCGCCCTTGATTTATATTTTGGCGTTTGGTCTGGGTTTGGGAAGTTCGTTGCCCAAGCCTGCTGTAGGCGATAGCTATCTAGAGTTTATCTTGCCGGGAATGGCGGCGCTATCGTCCATGACCATTAGCTTTGGTGGCACGACATTTTCAATTTGTGGCGATCGCCTATTTGCCAAAACCTTTGAGGAATTGCTCTTAGTCCCCGTTCATCCCCTTGCCTTACACATGGGTAAAATGCTAGCTGGAGTTGTGAGGGGGTTAATGACTTCAGCGGCGGTGGTTTTAGTGGCGGCGCTCTTTACTGGTAAGGTTTGGAGTTTTCTCAATCCCTTATTTTGGCTGCTGTTAGTTTTGAACTGTGCTGTCTTTGCAGGTTTGGGGGTAATAGTCGGGTTGAAGGTGCGATCGCTCGAAAGCGTAGGTTTGGTTAACAACTTTCTCATCGTGCCAATGTCATTCCTGGGAGCCACATTTTTCGAGCCTGGGACGCTACCAGGTTTCCTCAAAGTGGTTGTTTACCTTTTACCACTAACCTACACCAGTATTGGGCTAAGAGCGGCTGCATATTTACCACTATCGCAGTTTCCTTGGTATAGCATTCTTGTTTTATTCATAGTCGCGATCGCCTTATCTCTTTACGGTGCTTACTTATTCTCCCACCAGCAAGATTAG
- a CDS encoding DUF3172 domain-containing protein, whose protein sequence is MKRKATTRTAPAPKSSPVKTAFNYLSVMVLAAVFVLGIGIGIAFSSTTITDTRNVASREFIDRAAPNADLCVQYGASAMVMDTRLFVSLNPFNVYVSQPSMRPGCVLRTNSWNLLEDRKLVTNEQVRDCKNRMNTFGFTGDLGTSPEINCVYQNDGAKNFYLTQSGGTPGQTEQF, encoded by the coding sequence ATGAAACGTAAAGCTACTACTAGAACTGCACCTGCTCCGAAGTCTTCACCAGTCAAAACTGCCTTTAATTACCTTTCGGTTATGGTACTGGCGGCTGTGTTTGTCTTAGGAATTGGTATTGGCATTGCTTTTAGTTCCACGACAATTACCGACACTAGAAACGTTGCCTCTCGCGAGTTTATCGATCGCGCCGCACCTAATGCCGATCTGTGCGTGCAGTATGGCGCTAGTGCAATGGTCATGGATACTAGACTATTTGTTTCTCTCAACCCCTTCAACGTGTATGTATCACAGCCTAGTATGCGCCCAGGTTGCGTGCTGAGAACCAACAGCTGGAATCTTTTAGAAGACCGTAAATTAGTGACTAACGAACAAGTGCGAGATTGCAAAAACCGAATGAATACGTTTGGTTTTACGGGAGATTTAGGCACTTCTCCAGAAATTAATTGCGTTTATCAAAATGACGGAGCCAAGAATTTCTATCTGACGCAATCTGGCGGTACGCCTGGTCAGACCGAACAATTCTAA
- a CDS encoding zinc ribbon domain-containing protein gives MAYVCEIGTGQRAYLDNQGKQTIVTTASSSLGQQQQSSQSFVTGSWTASPESFRNASGVVVKITTSQGQYFIQIQGNSMGMMAESPSLQGAQQIQLQQVDYVPTSLMPPMEPMKPMEPMKPMEPMKPMKMGDMEMSMNPMQMRMGNMELRMDKAVSGTHRFCSQCGTEVSPSDRFCSACGHRLQ, from the coding sequence ATGGCTTACGTATGCGAGATTGGCACGGGTCAAAGAGCCTACCTCGACAATCAAGGTAAGCAAACAATTGTGACTACTGCTAGTAGTAGCCTCGGACAGCAGCAACAATCGAGTCAAAGTTTTGTCACGGGAAGTTGGACAGCATCCCCAGAATCGTTCCGAAATGCTAGCGGTGTAGTCGTCAAAATTACAACTAGTCAAGGACAATACTTTATCCAAATCCAGGGTAATAGTATGGGCATGATGGCTGAATCTCCTTCACTTCAAGGCGCTCAACAAATCCAACTACAGCAGGTCGATTATGTTCCTACCTCATTGATGCCACCGATGGAGCCTATGAAACCAATGGAGCCTATGAAACCAATGGAGCCTATGAAGCCTATGAAAATGGGTGACATGGAAATGAGTATGAACCCAATGCAAATGCGCATGGGTAACATGGAACTGCGCATGGATAAGGCAGTTTCAGGTACGCACCGTTTTTGCAGTCAGTGCGGTACGGAAGTCAGTCCGAGCGATCGCTTCTGTTCTGCTTGCGGACACCGCTTGCAGTAA
- a CDS encoding ArnT family glycosyltransferase: protein MRLKQVQRADILVFISFAFLVFLLRLPAFFEFGINNNGDEGLYFLIARDWIAGKLPYTEIWDNKPIGIYLIYSLGIFLFGNSVFSTAIMACIAVTITCFILYKFGMSIGNGQRQLGLIAGLLYATFSTGNDELAANTEIFFAVFTTFSFYQLFQVNTENSVRRNSLRLFIIGLAMGIALSIKQVIIFEFIAIFIFTAIALRFLPPKTKRYRIKYLCQIYVFLLFGFLLPTILIVFYFWINGHFNDYISANFTANLLRVTGERVTLARLASGLTIQIKRNLFLLLGLLATPIYMIMIGKKNLGENRKLTYLYLLVWIFAALLGISSPKSFYPNYFIQVLPSLALLNAYLINSAILNFNKVTNIKSIILLSFILITPIFNNLYYQIQLSGKYIYFRSIKGIEDWGNTPSAIARYLNRRVSSTDYIYVFNYHAVIYCLVPAKVPTRYAFPLFITTKLANITGKEPAKELDAIMAKKPLYVIKSSVGAENKNILDKMNNYLRKNYSMEKSFVDLEREIPGREKLEIQLYRRI, encoded by the coding sequence ATGAGATTAAAGCAAGTTCAACGAGCAGATATATTAGTTTTTATAAGCTTTGCATTTCTCGTTTTTCTGTTAAGATTACCAGCTTTTTTTGAATTTGGTATTAATAATAATGGTGATGAAGGTTTATATTTTTTAATAGCAAGAGATTGGATTGCGGGTAAACTTCCTTACACTGAGATTTGGGACAATAAACCCATTGGCATATACCTAATTTATTCTTTAGGCATATTTTTGTTTGGCAATTCAGTGTTTTCCACAGCTATTATGGCCTGTATTGCTGTTACAATAACGTGTTTTATTTTATACAAATTTGGCATGTCGATCGGTAACGGTCAGCGGCAACTCGGACTAATAGCAGGCTTACTTTACGCCACTTTTTCAACTGGAAACGATGAACTTGCAGCTAATACAGAAATTTTTTTCGCTGTCTTTACTACATTTTCATTCTACCAGTTATTTCAAGTCAATACTGAAAATTCAGTTCGTCGCAACTCCCTGCGGCTATTTATTATTGGTCTAGCAATGGGAATAGCATTATCGATTAAGCAAGTCATAATATTTGAGTTTATCGCTATTTTCATTTTCACCGCGATCGCTTTGCGGTTTTTGCCACCAAAAACTAAGAGATATCGGATTAAATACCTCTGCCAAATTTATGTATTTCTCCTTTTCGGTTTTCTCCTTCCTACCATATTAATCGTATTTTATTTTTGGATTAACGGACACTTCAACGATTATATATCTGCTAATTTTACTGCCAACTTATTGCGCGTTACGGGTGAGAGAGTCACATTAGCAAGGCTAGCATCAGGCTTGACAATTCAGATTAAGCGAAATTTATTTCTTTTATTGGGCTTACTCGCGACACCGATTTATATGATAATGATTGGTAAAAAGAATTTAGGTGAGAATAGAAAGCTAACTTACTTATACTTACTTGTGTGGATATTTGCAGCTCTTCTCGGTATTTCTTCTCCTAAGAGTTTTTATCCTAATTACTTTATTCAAGTCTTACCTTCTCTAGCTTTACTAAATGCCTATTTAATCAATAGCGCGATCTTAAATTTCAATAAAGTTACTAACATTAAAAGTATTATTCTATTAAGCTTTATATTGATAACCCCAATATTTAATAATTTATATTATCAAATTCAACTCAGTGGGAAGTATATATATTTTCGCAGTATCAAAGGAATAGAGGATTGGGGTAATACTCCTTCTGCAATTGCTAGATACTTGAACCGAAGAGTGAGTTCTACAGATTATATATATGTTTTCAACTATCATGCAGTAATTTACTGCTTAGTACCAGCTAAAGTACCAACTCGATATGCGTTTCCCCTATTTATCACGACAAAACTAGCAAATATTACTGGTAAAGAGCCAGCCAAAGAGCTAGATGCAATTATGGCAAAAAAACCACTTTACGTGATTAAATCGAGCGTTGGAGCTGAAAATAAAAACATTTTAGACAAAATGAACAATTATCTCCGAAAAAACTATAGCATGGAGAAAAGTTTTGTAGATCTAGAAAGAGAAATTCCAGGTAGAGAAAAACTAGAAATTCAACTATATAGAAGAATTTAA
- a CDS encoding class II aldolase/adducin family protein: MTISTSIPQMPEPPTFATVAAERCDRKQRLAAAFRLFSRYGFDEGIAGHITARDPEYRDRFWVNPFGMHFGQIRVRDLILVNDKGEVVEGNKPVNAAAFAIHSQIHAARPDIVAAAHAHSLYGKSWSSLGRLLDPLTQDACAFYQDHSLFDDYTGVVLDPAEGRRIAQTLGQNKAIILRNHGLLTVGETVDEAAWWFITMDRSCQAQLMAEAAGKPCAIAPQQASITRNQVGSHHIGWFSFQPLYDRIVQQEPDLLDD; encoded by the coding sequence ATGACAATATCTACATCAATTCCCCAGATGCCCGAACCGCCAACTTTTGCCACAGTTGCAGCAGAACGTTGCGATCGCAAACAACGCTTAGCTGCTGCTTTTCGCCTCTTTTCTCGCTATGGCTTTGACGAAGGGATTGCCGGACACATCACAGCCCGCGATCCCGAATACCGCGATCGCTTTTGGGTCAACCCCTTTGGAATGCACTTCGGACAGATTCGCGTGCGAGATTTAATTCTCGTGAACGACAAAGGTGAAGTTGTAGAAGGTAACAAGCCAGTCAATGCAGCCGCCTTCGCCATTCATTCTCAAATTCACGCTGCCCGTCCCGATATCGTCGCCGCCGCCCACGCCCACTCTCTCTACGGTAAAAGCTGGTCTAGCCTCGGTCGCCTCCTCGATCCCCTGACCCAGGATGCTTGTGCTTTCTACCAAGACCACAGCTTATTTGACGACTATACCGGAGTCGTACTCGATCCAGCCGAAGGCAGGCGTATCGCCCAAACTCTAGGACAAAATAAAGCCATTATTCTGAGAAATCACGGTCTACTGACTGTAGGGGAAACCGTAGACGAAGCAGCTTGGTGGTTCATTACGATGGATCGTTCCTGTCAAGCACAACTCATGGCAGAAGCCGCTGGCAAGCCTTGCGCGATCGCTCCTCAACAAGCAAGTATTACCCGCAACCAAGTAGGTTCTCACCACATCGGCTGGTTTAGCTTTCAACCTCTGTATGACAGAATCGTGCAGCAAGAACCTGACTTACTGGATGACTAG
- a CDS encoding helix-turn-helix transcriptional regulator: MRDSLQSLLAAIAQAQNLPEVHQRVMVTVSEYFAARRCRLFFFDELSSVDPKWQGILKFATSVEYNPVLRYLVEHHAPVHEALVVSPKAWRAICPRADHWHVMTGPIVCNSQLVGGIGLTRERGNLAFTTQDLTDLGAICLHLSTRIATMRSPNVSLRDRHLEIDRSKSSADNSLRLTPREIQIADLVAQGLKNAEIGAQLWITENSVKQALKRIFRKLNVSSRAQMVAQLQNVLFRAF; this comes from the coding sequence ATGAGAGATTCTTTACAATCTTTATTAGCGGCGATCGCTCAGGCGCAAAATCTTCCAGAAGTACACCAGCGTGTCATGGTAACAGTCAGCGAGTACTTTGCAGCCCGCCGCTGTAGGCTATTTTTCTTTGATGAACTTTCCTCTGTCGATCCCAAGTGGCAAGGTATTCTCAAATTCGCTACATCGGTAGAATACAATCCAGTTTTACGCTACTTGGTCGAACACCACGCACCCGTACATGAAGCATTAGTCGTGTCACCTAAAGCCTGGAGAGCAATTTGTCCCCGCGCCGATCATTGGCATGTCATGACAGGACCAATTGTCTGCAACAGCCAGCTAGTGGGTGGAATTGGATTGACTCGCGAACGGGGCAATCTTGCCTTTACCACTCAAGATTTAACCGATCTGGGTGCAATTTGTTTGCATTTATCGACTCGGATAGCAACAATGCGATCGCCAAATGTTTCTCTTCGCGATCGCCATTTAGAGATAGATCGATCTAAATCCAGCGCTGACAATTCTCTTCGTCTTACGCCGCGCGAAATTCAAATTGCCGATTTAGTTGCTCAAGGATTGAAAAATGCTGAAATTGGCGCACAACTTTGGATTACTGAAAATTCTGTCAAACAAGCGCTCAAACGTATATTTCGCAAATTGAATGTTTCATCCCGCGCTCAAATGGTAGCACAATTGCAAAATGTCCTATTTAGGGCATTCTGA